The following are encoded in a window of Gramella sp. MT6 genomic DNA:
- the recF gene encoding DNA replication and repair protein RecF (All proteins in this family for which functions are known are DNA-binding proteins that assist the filamentation of RecA onto DNA for the initiation of recombination or recombinational repair.), whose translation MHLKNLSLLNYKNLKTAEFEFDEKINCLVGNNGVGKTNVLDSIYHLSFGKSYFNPITSQNINHDSDFFVIEGEFEKNDKSEKILASAKKGQKKIIKRNNKAYDKVSDHIGFIPTVIISPADRDLIIEGSETRRKFMDGVISQSDQVYLNKLLQYTKLTSQRNSLLKYFAANNTFERDTLEVYNLQLSSLGRDLFEKRKEFLKEFIPIFNKRYADITNNKEEVQIIYKSQLFDNSLSNLLEENLQKDMALQYTSVGTHKDDLSFEIAGHPIKKFGSQGQQKSFLIALKLAQFDFIKEISKVNPILLLDDIFDKLDENRVAHIVALVATNELGQIFLSDTHADRTEKVVKSSNQSYKIFKL comes from the coding sequence ATGCATTTAAAAAATCTTAGCCTGCTTAATTATAAGAATCTTAAGACGGCTGAATTTGAATTCGATGAAAAGATCAACTGCCTGGTTGGAAATAACGGGGTGGGTAAAACGAACGTTCTGGACAGCATCTATCATCTCTCCTTCGGTAAAAGTTATTTCAATCCCATCACCTCACAGAATATAAATCATGATTCAGACTTTTTTGTCATTGAAGGTGAATTCGAGAAGAATGATAAATCTGAAAAGATCCTGGCGAGCGCAAAAAAGGGACAAAAAAAGATCATAAAGCGGAATAATAAGGCTTACGATAAAGTTAGCGACCATATCGGGTTTATCCCCACCGTTATAATTTCCCCCGCAGACCGGGACCTTATTATTGAAGGTTCTGAAACGCGAAGAAAGTTCATGGATGGAGTGATCTCACAAAGCGACCAGGTATACCTGAATAAGCTATTACAATATACCAAACTCACTTCACAGCGTAATTCCCTCTTAAAATATTTTGCTGCCAATAATACTTTTGAAAGGGATACTTTAGAAGTTTACAACCTGCAGTTAAGCAGCCTTGGACGGGATCTGTTTGAAAAGAGAAAAGAATTTCTGAAAGAGTTCATCCCTATATTCAACAAGCGATATGCCGATATTACAAATAATAAGGAGGAAGTTCAGATCATTTATAAGAGTCAGCTTTTTGACAATTCACTTTCCAACCTGTTAGAAGAGAACCTGCAGAAAGATATGGCCCTGCAATATACTTCTGTAGGCACGCATAAGGATGACCTGAGTTTTGAGATTGCCGGTCACCCTATTAAAAAATTCGGTTCCCAGGGACAGCAAAAATCATTCTTGATCGCATTAAAACTGGCACAATTCGATTTTATCAAGGAAATAAGCAAAGTGAACCCGATATTATTGCTGGATGATATTTTTGATAAACTGGACGAAAACCGCGTGGCCCATATTGTGGCTTTGGTGGCGACCAACGAATTAGGACAGATATTCCTGAGTGACACCCATGCCGACAGAACTGAAAAAGTTGTAAAATCCAGCAACCAATCTTATAAAATTTTCAAGCTTTGA
- a CDS encoding DUF721 domain-containing protein produces the protein MKKRRKNEEMKLGDLLKSFVDENKLDKGLNQVKIRDVWNSQMGPAIEKYTTAIKLKNDTLFVQLSSSVLREELSYGKEKIIRNLNEEMGQEIISKLVLR, from the coding sequence ATGAAGAAGAGACGCAAGAATGAAGAAATGAAGCTCGGTGACCTGCTCAAGAGTTTCGTAGATGAAAATAAACTGGATAAAGGATTAAACCAGGTAAAGATAAGAGATGTATGGAACAGCCAGATGGGCCCGGCGATCGAGAAATACACCACCGCTATAAAATTAAAGAACGATACACTATTTGTTCAACTCAGTTCTTCTGTACTAAGAGAAGAATTAAGTTACGGAAAAGAGAAGATCATTAGAAACCTCAACGAAGAAATGGGTCAGGAGATCATTTCAAAACTGGTACTGAGATAA
- the gldI gene encoding gliding motility-associated peptidyl-prolyl isomerase GldI, translating into MRILILLLLILSVAGCKSPEARYPVSQNSGSYIDESVERNKEMIAKEEDYIKQVMGENADTEYLSSADGFWYYYNNKSTDSTNTRTPEFGDVVVFDYTISTIEGEAIYAEGDKPTREYSMDKEKLFTGLRQGLKLMKEGETVTFLFPSHKAFGYYGDKEKIGSNVPITAKVTLHEIKEESEPETNN; encoded by the coding sequence ATGAGAATTTTAATTCTATTATTATTGATCCTGTCTGTTGCCGGATGTAAATCCCCAGAGGCGAGATATCCTGTTTCTCAAAATTCCGGTTCTTATATCGATGAATCGGTAGAAAGGAACAAGGAGATGATCGCCAAGGAAGAGGATTATATTAAACAGGTGATGGGTGAAAATGCAGATACCGAATACCTCTCCTCGGCAGATGGTTTCTGGTATTACTACAATAATAAATCAACCGATAGCACAAATACCAGGACTCCGGAATTCGGCGATGTGGTCGTTTTTGATTATACCATTTCGACTATAGAAGGAGAAGCTATTTATGCCGAAGGCGATAAACCAACCAGAGAGTATTCCATGGATAAAGAGAAGCTCTTTACAGGTTTAAGACAGGGATTAAAATTGATGAAAGAAGGAGAAACTGTCACATTTCTTTTTCCTTCTCATAAAGCTTTCGGTTATTACGGCGATAAAGAGAAAATAGGCAGTAATGTGCCAATTACCGCAAAGGTGACTTTGCATGAAATAAAAGAAGAATCTGAACCAGAAACCAACAATTAA
- a CDS encoding DUF3810 domain-containing protein codes for MKRKSVLLLAILFPVQIIAIRFLSDHSNFVEEYYSNGMYPVISKVMRYSLGIVPFSLGDLLYAIFILLAISWLVRRISQKFRNPKIWIPDTLATLSVIYFCFHLFWGFNYYRLPLHKSLEIESDYTTEKLISLTETLIDRSNKLHLELVQNDSVKVEYDFTKKELFDITLEGYDHIQKDFPELTYNGEALKRSIYSLPLTYMGFNGYLNPLTNEAQVNTVILPYKIPTTASHEVGHQLGFAKENEANFIACLVTMNHPNKYFRYSGYTFALSYCLSELYRRDPTKAEELICGINPGIIKNYREVDEFWLKHQNPFEPIFKATYNRYLIVNNQSDGMKSYSYVVALLVNYFDDTRNAL; via the coding sequence GTGAAGAGAAAATCAGTACTACTACTCGCCATCCTTTTTCCGGTACAGATCATTGCTATCAGGTTTTTATCTGATCATTCTAATTTTGTCGAGGAATATTACTCGAACGGAATGTATCCGGTAATTTCAAAAGTAATGCGTTACAGCCTTGGCATTGTGCCATTCTCCCTGGGGGATTTGCTTTATGCTATTTTTATCCTTCTGGCTATTTCATGGCTGGTAAGGCGTATTTCGCAAAAATTCAGAAATCCGAAAATCTGGATACCAGACACCCTGGCCACTCTTTCTGTTATTTACTTTTGCTTCCACCTATTCTGGGGTTTCAATTATTATAGACTTCCACTACACAAAAGCCTGGAAATAGAAAGCGATTATACCACCGAAAAACTAATCAGCCTAACGGAAACCCTTATTGATAGATCGAATAAACTTCATTTGGAACTGGTTCAAAATGATTCTGTAAAAGTAGAATATGATTTCACCAAAAAGGAACTTTTCGATATTACCCTGGAAGGTTACGACCATATTCAGAAGGATTTCCCAGAACTAACGTATAATGGAGAGGCACTGAAAAGATCTATTTACAGCCTGCCTCTAACGTATATGGGTTTCAATGGATACCTGAATCCGCTTACCAATGAAGCTCAGGTAAATACCGTGATCCTGCCATATAAGATTCCAACCACAGCGAGTCATGAAGTTGGGCACCAGCTCGGATTCGCCAAGGAAAACGAAGCTAATTTTATTGCCTGCCTGGTTACCATGAACCATCCTAATAAGTATTTCAGGTATTCGGGATATACCTTCGCTCTTAGCTATTGCCTGAGTGAGCTTTATCGCAGGGATCCTACAAAAGCCGAGGAATTGATTTGCGGAATAAATCCGGGTATTATCAAGAATTATCGTGAGGTAGATGAGTTCTGGTTAAAACATCAAAATCCTTTTGAACCAATTTTCAAGGCTACTTACAATCGGTATCTTATCGTAAATAATCAATCAGATGGGATGAAGAGTTATAGTTATGTGGTCGCCTTACTGGTAAATTATTTCGATGATACGCGTAATGCCTTATAA
- a CDS encoding peptidylprolyl isomerase, whose amino-acid sequence MKTKSIFLLLTVALSLFACNEEYPELEDGMYAEFNTSMGPIVAELYFEETPMTVANFVSLAEGTSKMADSTYKGKKYYDGLVFHRIIDGFMIQGGDPTGTGSGGPGYKYPDEFVDSLSHDSKGVLSMANAGPGTNGSQFFITLAPVQQLDGRHTVFGKIVKGQDVVDSIGKVETGPRDKPLKDVVMNEVNIIRKGSAAKDFDAPKVFESELANVEAEKEAEAKRMQEMAAEKASEFEALEAKADSLDSGVKIYFENKADGEKPKNGQKVKVNYEGYFADGTIFDTNKEEVAREMDIYNEQRAAQNGYGPMAMVYGPDAPMIPGFKEGIQQMSIGDEAVIWIPSALGYGERGAGGVIPPNTDLIFRIELVEMANDAK is encoded by the coding sequence ATGAAAACAAAAAGCATTTTTTTACTATTAACAGTAGCACTTTCCTTATTCGCTTGCAATGAGGAGTATCCAGAATTAGAAGACGGTATGTATGCCGAATTCAACACTTCTATGGGACCAATAGTTGCTGAATTATATTTTGAAGAAACTCCCATGACCGTAGCCAATTTTGTTTCTCTTGCAGAAGGGACCAGTAAAATGGCTGACAGTACTTACAAAGGAAAAAAATATTATGACGGATTAGTATTTCACCGTATTATCGATGGATTCATGATCCAGGGTGGTGACCCAACAGGAACCGGAAGCGGTGGTCCTGGTTACAAATACCCTGATGAGTTCGTAGACAGTTTAAGCCACGATTCAAAAGGTGTTCTTTCTATGGCCAATGCAGGTCCAGGAACAAACGGAAGCCAGTTCTTTATCACTCTTGCACCGGTACAACAACTGGATGGGAGACATACCGTATTCGGAAAGATCGTTAAAGGTCAGGACGTTGTAGATTCTATCGGGAAAGTTGAAACCGGACCTCGTGACAAGCCTTTAAAAGATGTCGTAATGAACGAGGTTAATATCATTCGTAAAGGAAGTGCCGCAAAAGATTTCGACGCTCCAAAAGTTTTTGAATCTGAATTAGCAAATGTTGAAGCTGAAAAAGAAGCAGAAGCTAAAAGAATGCAGGAAATGGCTGCAGAAAAAGCTTCAGAATTTGAAGCTCTTGAAGCCAAAGCTGATTCTTTAGATAGCGGAGTGAAAATTTATTTCGAAAATAAGGCCGATGGTGAAAAACCTAAGAACGGGCAGAAAGTAAAAGTTAATTACGAAGGATATTTCGCTGATGGAACTATCTTCGACACCAATAAAGAAGAAGTTGCCAGAGAAATGGATATCTATAATGAGCAAAGAGCTGCTCAAAATGGATACGGTCCTATGGCGATGGTTTATGGACCAGACGCTCCAATGATCCCAGGATTTAAAGAAGGGATACAGCAAATGAGCATTGGCGATGAAGCTGTGATCTGGATACCAAGCGCGCTTGGATACGGAGAAAGAGGAGCCGGTGGAGTTATTCCTCCAAATACAGACCTTATTTTCAGAATAGAACTAGTAGAAATGGCAAACGACGCTAAATAA
- the ribH gene encoding 6,7-dimethyl-8-ribityllumazine synthase, translated as MATEGNNLSQYDKDTIPNAKDFRFGIVVSEWNDEITEGLFQGAFDAFMENNVKKENIVRWNVPGSFELIYGCKKLQESFEMLDAIIAVGSVIQGETKHFDFVCDGVTQGIKDLNVKGDIPVIFCVLTDNNIEQSRARSGGKHGNKGTEAAIAAIKMAQLRKDAKFYKG; from the coding sequence ATGGCTACAGAAGGTAATAACCTTTCACAATACGATAAAGACACGATCCCAAACGCGAAAGATTTTCGGTTTGGGATCGTTGTTTCTGAGTGGAATGACGAGATCACAGAAGGACTTTTTCAGGGTGCCTTCGATGCGTTTATGGAGAACAACGTAAAAAAAGAGAACATCGTTAGGTGGAATGTTCCCGGAAGCTTTGAATTGATCTACGGCTGTAAGAAGCTTCAGGAAAGTTTTGAAATGCTTGATGCTATTATTGCGGTAGGAAGTGTGATCCAGGGAGAGACCAAACATTTTGACTTTGTATGTGACGGTGTGACCCAGGGAATAAAAGACCTGAATGTCAAGGGTGATATCCCGGTGATCTTTTGTGTGCTTACAGATAATAATATCGAACAATCCCGTGCCCGTAGTGGTGGGAAGCATGGTAATAAAGGAACCGAAGCGGCTATCGCTGCCATTAAAATGGCCCAGTTAAGAAAAGACGCTAAATTCTACAAGGGTTAA
- a CDS encoding nucleoside-diphosphate kinase: MADNRTFTMIKPDAVENGHIGGILDQITASGFRIVAMKLTQMTQRDAETFYAIHKERPFFGELVEFMTRGPIVAAILEKDNAVEDFRTLIGATNPEEAAEGTIRKKYAKSIGENAVHGSDSDENAQIEGAFHFAGREMF, encoded by the coding sequence ATGGCAGATAATAGAACATTCACCATGATTAAGCCAGATGCAGTAGAGAACGGGCATATTGGTGGAATATTAGACCAGATCACAGCTTCAGGATTTAGAATCGTAGCGATGAAGCTTACTCAAATGACTCAGAGAGATGCTGAAACTTTTTATGCGATCCATAAAGAGCGTCCTTTTTTCGGAGAATTAGTTGAATTTATGACTCGTGGTCCTATCGTTGCAGCTATTCTTGAAAAAGACAATGCAGTAGAAGATTTCAGAACTCTTATTGGAGCAACAAATCCAGAAGAGGCTGCTGAAGGAACTATCAGAAAGAAATACGCGAAGAGCATTGGAGAAAATGCCGTTCACGGAAGTGATAGCGATGAGAATGCACAAATAGAAGGTGCTTTCCATTTTGCAGGAAGAGAGATGTTCTAA
- a CDS encoding alkaline phosphatase D family protein has protein sequence MKIVFKLFPIFLFLLSCASSSSVDSENEADFVFAFGSCNREDSPQPLWSAILKNDPDVFLWGGDNIYSDTDNVEKMKGEYSLQKQNKNYQKVLNQTTVLATWDDHDYGLNDGGKEWHFKEESQQLFLDFMDVPANSKRRNREGVYHAEEFETPKGSIKVILLDTRYFRDELKKSNDPNRRYEPSEGTILGEQQWAWLEAELNNSEADFNVILSSIQILSEEHGFEKWANFPSEVEKLKELLVSSEARNVILLSGDRHISEFSKTNVDGLDYPLVDFTSSGLTHTYEDFDGEPNRYRVGEVVKYKSFGLLKFDFSKKKVRMEMRGENNKLQQDYLVEFQ, from the coding sequence ATGAAGATAGTATTTAAGCTTTTTCCAATATTCCTGTTCTTACTTTCCTGCGCAAGTTCTTCCAGCGTCGATTCTGAAAATGAAGCCGATTTTGTGTTCGCTTTTGGAAGTTGTAACCGTGAAGATTCGCCGCAGCCTTTATGGAGTGCTATTCTTAAGAATGACCCCGATGTATTTTTATGGGGAGGCGACAATATATACAGCGATACTGATAATGTCGAAAAAATGAAAGGGGAATACTCATTGCAAAAGCAAAATAAGAATTATCAAAAAGTGTTGAATCAAACTACCGTTCTGGCCACGTGGGATGATCATGATTATGGGCTGAATGACGGCGGAAAGGAATGGCATTTTAAAGAGGAGAGTCAGCAATTATTTCTGGATTTTATGGATGTCCCGGCCAACAGTAAAAGAAGAAACAGGGAAGGAGTTTATCACGCTGAAGAATTTGAAACACCAAAGGGAAGCATAAAAGTGATCCTGCTGGATACCCGGTATTTTAGAGATGAGTTGAAGAAAAGTAATGATCCTAACAGGCGATATGAACCTTCTGAAGGGACGATCCTGGGAGAACAGCAATGGGCGTGGCTGGAAGCGGAGCTTAATAATAGTGAAGCCGATTTCAATGTTATTCTGTCAAGTATACAGATCCTTTCAGAAGAGCATGGATTCGAAAAATGGGCAAATTTCCCTTCTGAAGTTGAAAAATTGAAAGAATTACTGGTCTCTTCCGAAGCCAGAAATGTCATCCTCCTGAGTGGAGATCGCCATATTTCAGAGTTTTCAAAAACCAATGTAGACGGACTGGATTATCCCCTGGTTGATTTCACCTCGAGCGGACTTACCCATACCTATGAAGATTTTGACGGTGAGCCTAACAGGTATAGGGTAGGAGAGGTAGTGAAGTATAAAAGTTTTGGGTTGTTGAAATTCGATTTCAGTAAAAAGAAAGTACGGATGGAAATGAGGGGTGAAAACAATAAACTGCAGCAGGATTATCTGGTTGAATTTCAGTAG
- a CDS encoding bifunctional oligoribonuclease/PAP phosphatase NrnA, whose translation MIDTRILEITAELAKAENIVIVPHKGPDGDAMGSTLGLMHFLRDKGHKATVIAPNDYPHFLKWLPGNEEVIIYESEKEKADKLIEEAEIVFTLDFNHLSRCGTMQDSLLASDAVFVMIDHHQEPSDYAHYTYSDSKMSSTCEMVYKFIDKLRANKKITPEIATCLYAGIMTDTGSFRFSSTSSETHRAIADLIEKGAKNDQIHNNIFDTNSENKLQLLGTALQNLKVNKELRTAYISLSQEELDRHNFQKGDTEGFVNYGLSLDGIIFAVIFIEKANEDLIKMSFRSKGDFDVNKFARAHFEGGGHINAAGGKSNLSLNDTIVKFNEILPEYSEQLNK comes from the coding sequence ATGATAGACACAAGAATACTGGAGATCACGGCTGAACTGGCCAAAGCAGAAAATATAGTGATTGTACCCCATAAAGGCCCAGACGGAGACGCGATGGGCTCTACACTTGGGCTCATGCATTTTTTAAGGGATAAGGGTCATAAAGCGACCGTTATCGCTCCTAATGATTATCCGCATTTCCTTAAATGGTTACCAGGGAATGAAGAGGTGATCATCTATGAATCTGAAAAGGAAAAAGCCGACAAACTCATTGAGGAAGCCGAGATCGTTTTCACCCTGGATTTCAATCATCTTTCCAGGTGTGGTACTATGCAGGATTCATTGCTCGCTTCAGACGCTGTTTTTGTGATGATAGATCATCACCAGGAGCCTTCAGATTATGCACACTACACTTATAGTGATTCAAAGATGAGCTCAACCTGTGAAATGGTATATAAATTCATTGATAAGCTAAGAGCAAACAAGAAGATCACTCCGGAAATCGCTACCTGTCTTTATGCCGGAATTATGACCGACACAGGTTCTTTCCGTTTCAGCTCCACTTCCAGCGAGACTCACAGAGCCATCGCAGATCTTATTGAAAAAGGAGCTAAGAACGACCAGATCCACAATAATATTTTCGATACCAATTCTGAAAATAAATTACAGTTATTAGGCACTGCCCTGCAGAACCTAAAAGTAAATAAAGAACTGAGAACGGCCTATATAAGCCTGTCCCAGGAAGAACTGGACCGTCATAATTTTCAAAAAGGAGATACTGAAGGATTTGTGAATTACGGTCTTTCCCTTGATGGAATAATTTTCGCAGTAATTTTCATAGAGAAAGCGAACGAAGACCTTATTAAAATGTCTTTTAGGTCTAAAGGAGATTTCGACGTGAATAAATTTGCCCGTGCGCACTTTGAAGGTGGTGGCCACATTAATGCTGCCGGCGGAAAAAGCAATCTATCGCTGAATGATACTATTGTAAAATTCAACGAGATCTTACCAGAATATTCTGAACAACTGAACAAATGA
- a CDS encoding aminoacyl-histidine dipeptidase, which yields MNEEIRELEPKVLWNKFADLNSVPRPSKKEERVIEFIKNFGNNLNLKTEVDSVGNVVIYKPATKGMENRKKIVLQAHLDMVHQKNNDTDFDFDSQGIDMYVDGDWVRAKGTTLGADNGLGVATMMAILESDSIEHPAIEALFTIDEETGMTGAKGLSPELLEGDILLNLDTEEDDEIGIGCAGGVDITATKKYNEEKMPDSYRSFSVKVKGLQGGHSGMDIIKGLGNANKMMNRLLVNTSEDLKLRISEINGGGLRNAIPRESEAIIAVPDTEVESFKTEIESRAADLKSEYASLEPNLAIEVQMVTSQNSVMDLKSQREVLLALAGAHNGVYRMSPEIEGLVETSNNVANVTLRDGEVHIKCLTRSSVESSKNDLASSLKAVFELAGFDVKLSGEYPGWAPNSDSAILKTLDEIYQKMNGEKADIAACHAGLECGIIGSHYPNMDMISFGPTIRGAHSPDERASISSAQKYWKFLLEVLKNIPEN from the coding sequence ATGAATGAAGAAATAAGAGAGCTGGAACCCAAAGTCTTATGGAATAAATTCGCAGACTTGAATTCCGTTCCCAGGCCATCCAAAAAGGAAGAAAGAGTAATAGAATTCATAAAAAATTTCGGAAATAATCTAAATCTTAAAACTGAGGTGGATAGCGTTGGGAATGTGGTTATCTACAAACCTGCCACCAAAGGGATGGAGAACCGTAAAAAGATCGTATTACAGGCTCACCTGGATATGGTTCATCAAAAGAATAACGACACAGATTTCGATTTTGATTCCCAGGGTATAGATATGTATGTTGATGGAGATTGGGTACGCGCGAAGGGAACAACCCTTGGAGCCGATAACGGTCTTGGAGTAGCTACTATGATGGCGATCCTGGAAAGTGATTCTATCGAGCACCCTGCTATCGAAGCTCTTTTTACTATAGATGAAGAAACGGGAATGACCGGAGCCAAAGGCTTAAGTCCGGAACTTCTGGAAGGTGATATACTTCTGAATCTTGATACTGAAGAAGATGATGAGATTGGTATTGGCTGTGCCGGTGGTGTGGATATCACGGCTACAAAAAAATACAATGAGGAAAAAATGCCTGATAGTTACAGGAGTTTTTCCGTAAAGGTTAAAGGTCTTCAAGGAGGACATTCCGGTATGGATATCATCAAAGGTCTTGGAAATGCCAATAAGATGATGAACCGTTTACTGGTAAATACCTCTGAGGATCTAAAGCTTAGAATTTCAGAAATTAATGGAGGTGGTCTAAGAAATGCCATTCCAAGGGAAAGCGAGGCGATCATTGCCGTTCCCGATACTGAAGTGGAAAGCTTTAAAACAGAGATCGAATCCCGTGCGGCAGACCTAAAATCTGAATATGCCTCTCTTGAGCCAAACCTGGCGATCGAGGTACAAATGGTTACTTCTCAAAATTCTGTTATGGACCTGAAGTCTCAGCGTGAAGTTTTACTGGCTTTAGCGGGCGCTCATAATGGAGTTTACAGGATGAGTCCTGAGATAGAAGGCCTTGTGGAAACCTCGAATAATGTGGCCAATGTTACCCTTAGGGATGGGGAGGTTCATATTAAATGCCTTACCAGGAGTTCGGTTGAATCTTCTAAGAATGACCTGGCATCATCGCTTAAAGCGGTATTTGAACTGGCAGGCTTTGATGTAAAGCTTTCTGGTGAATATCCTGGATGGGCACCAAACAGTGATTCAGCTATATTGAAAACCCTGGATGAGATCTACCAGAAGATGAATGGCGAAAAAGCAGATATTGCTGCTTGCCATGCAGGACTTGAATGCGGAATTATTGGAAGTCACTACCCGAATATGGATATGATCTCCTTTGGACCAACGATAAGGGGGGCGCATTCTCCAGATGAAAGAGCGAGTATTAGTTCAGCTCAAAAATACTGGAAGTTCTTACTGGAAGTATTAAAGAACATTCCTGAGAATTAG
- a CDS encoding lipocalin family protein — MKKLILILSIIAVAACSQQDPEEQIKHLNGYWQIEKVEIEKDSVIEYSLSPFIDYIEINDSVGFRKKLKPKIDGGFIKASNDAEKITARIEDNALMLYYSTPFDEWKEEVLEADEEELVVKNRDNKKYYYQRYKPLLSQDEEETQE, encoded by the coding sequence TTGAAAAAACTCATCTTAATCTTATCCATTATCGCCGTTGCAGCCTGCTCTCAACAGGATCCAGAGGAACAGATAAAACACCTCAACGGATACTGGCAGATCGAAAAAGTAGAAATCGAAAAAGATTCTGTCATTGAATATAGTCTAAGTCCGTTTATAGATTATATTGAGATCAATGACTCTGTTGGTTTCAGAAAAAAACTAAAACCAAAGATCGATGGTGGCTTTATTAAAGCCTCAAATGATGCAGAAAAAATAACAGCCAGGATCGAGGATAATGCGCTAATGCTTTATTATTCCACTCCTTTTGATGAATGGAAAGAAGAAGTACTTGAAGCAGATGAAGAAGAGCTGGTTGTAAAAAACAGGGATAATAAAAAATACTACTACCAACGATATAAACCTTTACTAAGCCAAGATGAAGAAGAGACGCAAGAATGA
- a CDS encoding tetratricopeptide repeat protein gives MATYKKRGYKPSNKEEREQVAEQESTTAEVFNTLDEGASRTETWVADNQKYIYIIVGVAIVAVLGYLGYNRFVLEPKQNEAANEMSQAQDYMASALRANGAQSDSLYNLALNGGEGKYGFLDIIDNYGGTDAANLAHYNAGFAYLRTGKYQEAIEQLEGFESDDEIFAALATGGIGDAFAQLEQPEEALNYYEKAAEMRSNSFTTPRFLLKAAITAIKIGDADAAEGYLLEIEDEYPEAPEADKVPIYLGQARAMKN, from the coding sequence ATGGCAACGTATAAGAAAAGAGGATACAAGCCTTCCAATAAGGAGGAAAGAGAACAAGTAGCAGAACAGGAATCTACCACTGCAGAGGTTTTTAATACTTTAGACGAAGGAGCGAGTAGAACTGAAACATGGGTAGCCGATAATCAAAAATATATCTACATCATCGTTGGTGTGGCTATAGTTGCTGTCTTAGGATATTTGGGATATAACCGTTTTGTATTAGAGCCGAAACAAAATGAGGCGGCTAATGAAATGTCCCAGGCTCAGGATTATATGGCTTCTGCTTTAAGAGCCAATGGAGCACAAAGTGACTCTTTGTATAATCTTGCGTTGAACGGGGGAGAAGGTAAGTACGGATTTTTAGATATTATTGATAATTACGGAGGAACAGATGCGGCAAACTTGGCACATTACAATGCTGGTTTCGCATACCTTAGAACCGGAAAGTATCAGGAAGCTATCGAGCAGTTAGAAGGATTCGAAAGTGATGATGAGATCTTTGCTGCTTTGGCGACTGGCGGTATTGGTGATGCTTTTGCACAGTTAGAGCAACCAGAAGAAGCTTTAAATTACTATGAGAAAGCTGCTGAAATGAGATCAAACTCATTCACTACTCCAAGATTTTTATTAAAAGCTGCGATCACTGCCATTAAGATTGGCGATGCAGATGCTGCTGAAGGTTATCTTCTAGAGATCGAAGATGAGTATCCTGAAGCTCCAGAGGCAGATAAGGTGCCAATTTACCTTGGGCAGGCCCGCGCTATGAAAAATTAA